The following are from one region of the Primulina eburnea isolate SZY01 chromosome 17, ASM2296580v1, whole genome shotgun sequence genome:
- the LOC140817719 gene encoding deoxyhypusine hydroxylase-A-like isoform X2, producing the protein MQDIRSIPALEVVLNNLSLHPIVRHEAAEALGAIGLESVIPILKSSLTLDPAQEVRETCELALSRIEEMTNSVAGESSLFLSVDPAAPASCSSVKELREILLNENKCIYEQYAALFALWNLGDNDAISAIIESLGAKSALLRHEVAYVLGQLQNKKASDALSQVLRDVHEHPMVRHEAAEALGSIAGQVAVLGEGAVPS; encoded by the exons ATGCAAGATATTCGTTCCATTCCTGCTTTAGAAGTAGTTCTAAATAATCTTTCATTGCATCCCATTGTTCGCCATGAG GCTGCGGAAGCTCTTGGTGCTATCGGGTTGGAGAGTGTTATTCCCATTTTGAAGAGTAGTTTAACTTTAGATCCTGCCCAGGAAGTTCGAGAAACTTGTGAGCTAGCACTGAGTCGAATAGAGGAGATGACGAATTCTGTGGCTGGAGAGTCATCTCTTTTCTTGTCAGTTGATCCGGCTGCCCCTGCTTCATGTTCTTCTGTAAAAGAACTTAG AGAAATTCTATTGAATGAAAATAAGTGCATCTACGAGCAATATGCTGCTCTTTTTGCCCTCTGGAATCTTGGTGATAATGATGCTATATCTGCCATTATAGAATCCCTTGGTGCAAAAAGTGCTCTTCTACGACATGAG GTTGCCTATGTATTAGGGCAACTGCAGAACAAAAAAGCTTCAGATGCACTGTCCCAAGTCCTCAGAGATGTACATGAGCATCCGATGGTCAGACATGAAGCAGCTGAAGCTCTTGGTTCGATTGCAG
- the LOC140817719 gene encoding poly [ADP-ribose] polymerase 1-like isoform X1 produces the protein MANPPKPWKVEYAKSSRSSCKTCKNHIEKENLRLGKMVQASQFDGFMPMWNHAHCIMKKKKQIKSVDDVEGLELLRWEDQQTIRKYVDGVGQTDSVASPALHCGIEVSPTSRATCRYCNQKITKGEVRISTKPEGESARALAWHHAKCYMEMSPTSQVEKFSGWESLSATDRATVTSLVTNNASALEGTKVDVKEEKNMLQDSTSKSGNKRKRAFESDPKPKNSKDGGNSSSIKLPSENNVKNVEGEPLKESVLESQLEDQTKALWELKDDLKKYVTSSELREMLEVNDQDLKGSELDLRERCADGMLFGALSKCPLCSGWLRYSSGMYRCCGYLSEWSKCSYSTAKPQRVKGKWKIPEQTSNDFLLKESGRAK, from the exons ATGGCGAACCCTCCAAAGCCGTGGAAAGTGGAATATGCAAAGTCATCAAGATCGTCGTGCAAGACTTGCAAGAATCACATTGAGAAGGAGAATCTTAGGCTCGGAAAGATGGTCCAAGCTTCCCAATTTGATGGCTTCATGcct ATGTGGAACCATGCTCATTGCAtcatgaagaaaaaaaaacagataAAATC GGTTGATGATGTCGAAGGCTTAGAATTGCTTCGGTGGGAAGATCAACAGACAATTAGAAAATACGTAGATGGTGTCGGTCAGACAGATTCCGTTGCTTCTCCTGCCCTCCATTGTGGCATAGAAGTTTCACCAACATCCCGTGCTACTTGTCGATACTGCAATCAAAAGATTACAAAGGGAGAG GTTCGTATATCAACTAAACCTGAAGGTGAAAGTGCTAGAGCCTTGGCATGGCACCATGCAAAGTGTTACATGGAAATGTCACCGACTTCCCAGGTAGAAAAATTTTCTGGATGGGAAAGTCTTTCAGCCACTGATCGTGCGACAGTTACTTCTCTTGTTACAAATAATGCCTCAGCTTTAGAAG GCACAAAAGTAGACGTTAAAGAGGAGAAAAATATGTTGCAGGATTCAACATCCAAAAGTGGTAACAAGAGGAAAAGAGCATTTGAAAGTGATCCGAAACCGAAAAATTCTAAAGATGGAGGTAACAGTTCTTCAATCAAGTTGCCTTCTGAAAATAAtgtgaaaaatgttgaaggtgAGCCCTTAAAAGAATCTGTCCTGGAAAGCCAACTTGAGGATCAGACTAAGGCTCTGTGGGAGCTTAAAGATGATCTCAAAAAGTATGTGACTTCTTCAGAGTTGAGGGAGATGCTTGAAGTCAATGATCAGGATTTGAAGGGATCAGAGCTTGATTTGCGAGAACGTTG TGCTGATGGAATGCTTTTTGGAGCACTTTCAAAATGCCCTCTTTGCTCGGGATGGCTTCGTTATTCCTCAGGAATGTACCGATGCTGTGGATATTTATCAGAGTGGAGTAAGTGTTCGTATTCCACCGCTAAACCTCAGCGTGTGAAGGGAAAGTGGAAAATCCCTGAACAAACAAGTAACGACTTTCTCTTGAAG GAGAGTGGAAGAGCAAAATAG